A window of the Chlorocebus sabaeus isolate Y175 chromosome 8, mChlSab1.0.hap1, whole genome shotgun sequence genome harbors these coding sequences:
- the NUDT18 gene encoding 8-oxo-dGDP phosphatase NUDT18 — protein sequence MASEGLTGALAAVLAGQGPSVQSCDSAPAGEPPVPVRLRKNVCYVVLAVFLSEQDEVLLIQEAKRECRGSWYLPAGRMEPGETIVEALQREVKEEAGLHCEPETLLSVEERGPSWVRFVFLARPTGGILKTSKEADAESLQAAWYPRSSLPTPLRAHDILHLVELAAQYRQQARHPLILPQELPCDLVCQRLVVTFTSAQTVWVLVGTVGIPHLPVTACGLDPVEQRGGMKMAILRLLQECLTLHHLVVEIKGLLGLQHLGRDHSDGICLNVLVTVAFRSPGIQDEPPKIRGENFFWWKVTEEDLQSQLLKRLQGSSVVPVNR from the exons ATGGCCTCGGAGGGCCTGACGGGAGCGCTGGCTGCCGTGCTGGCGGGCCAGGGGCCGAGCGTGCAGAGCTGCGACTCGGCGCCGGCCGGGGAGCCGCCGGTGCCCGTGCGGCTGCGGAAGAACGTGTGCTACGTGGTGCTGGCCGTGTTCCTCAGCGAGCAG GATGAGGTGCTACTGATCCAGGAGGCCAAGAGGGAGTGCCGGGGGTCGTGGTACCTGCCTGCGGGGAGAATGGAGCCGGGGGAGACCATCGTGGAGGCGCTGCAGcgggaggtgaaggaggaggcGGGGCTGCACTGTGAGCCCGAGACACTGCTGTCCGTGGAGGAACGGGGCCCCTCCTGGGTCCGCTTCGTGTTCCTCGCTCGCCCCACAG GTGGAATTCTCAAGACTTCCAAGGAGGCCGATGCGGAGTCCCTGCAGGCTGCCTGGTACCCACGGAGCTCCCTGCCCACTCCGCTGCGAGCCCATGACATCCTGCACCTGGTTGAGCTAGCCGCCCAGTATCGCCAGCAAGCCAGGCACCCTCTCATTCTGCCGCAAGAGCTACCCTGTGACCTGGTCTGCCAGCGGCTCGTGGTCACCTTTACCAGCGCCCAGACAGTGTGGGTGTTGGTGGGCACAGTGGGGATACCTCACTTGCCTGTCACTGCCTGTGGCCTCGACCCTGTGGAGCAGAGGGGTGGCATGAAGATGGCCATCCTACGGTTGCTGCAGGAGTGTCTGACCCTGCACCACTTGGTGGTGGAGATCAAGGGGTTGCTTGGACTGCAGCACCTGGGCCGAGATCACAGTGATGGCATCTGTCTGAATGTGCTGGTGACCGTGGCTTTTCGGAGCCCAGGGATCCAGGATGAACCCCCAAAGATTCGGGGTGAGAACTTCTTTTGGTGGAAGGTGACGGAGGAGGACCTGCAAAGCCAGCTCCTCAAGCGGCTTCAGGGATCCTCTGTTGTCCCAGTGAACAGAtag
- the FHIP2B gene encoding FHF complex subunit HOOK-interacting protein 2B isoform X2: MLDILVYEEQQQVAVGEAGPCLEYLLQHKILETLCTLGKAEFPPGMRQQVFQFFSKVLAQVQHPLLHYLSVHRPVQKLLRLGGTAPGSVTEKEEVQLTTVLCSKIQQDPELLAYILEGKKIVGRKKACGEPTALPKDIASHRDKDCSHDGAPARPQLDGEPCGAQALNSHMPAETEQLDGGTAESNLITSLLGLCQSKKSRVALKAQENLLLLVSVASPAAATYLVQSSPCCPAIVQHLCQLYRSMPVFLDPADIAALEGISWRLPSAPSDEASFPGKEALAAFLGWFDYCDHLITEAHTVVADALVKAVAEKFFVETLQPQLLHVSEQSILTSTALLTAMLRQLRSPALLREAAAFLLGTDRQPEAPRDNPHALYAHLIGHCDHLSDEISIATLRLFEELLQKPHEGIIRSLVLRNLEGRPYVAWGSPEPESYEDTLDLEEDPYFTDSFLDSGFQPRAKPRLAPATSYDGKTAVTEIVNSFLCLVPEEAKTSAFLEETGYDTYVHDAYGLFQECSSRVASWGWPLTPTPLDPHEPERPFFEGHFLRVLFDRMSRILDQPYSLNLQVTSVLSRLALFPHPHIHEYLLDPYISLAPGCRSLFSVLVRVIGDLMQRIQRVPQFPGKLLLVRKQLTGQAPGEQLDHQTLLQGVVVLEEFCKELAAIAFVKFPPHDPRQNLSPAPEGQV, encoded by the exons ATGCTGGACATCCTGGTGTATGAAGAGCAGCAGCAGGTGGCCGTGGGTGAGGCAGGGCCCTGCCTGGAGTACCTGCTGCAGCACAAGATCCTGGAGACTCTCTGCACACTGggcaaggccgag TTCCCCCCAGGCATGCGGCAGCAGGTGTTCCAGTTCTTCAGCAAGGTTCTGGCGCAGGTGCAGCACCCCCTGCTGCATTACCTCAGCGTCCACAGGCCTGTGCAG AAACTCCTCCGACTCGGTGGAACAGCTCCCGGATCTGTTACAGAAAAGGAGGAGGTGCAGCTCACCACTGTCCTCTGCTCCAAGATCCAGCAGGACCCAGAGCTGCTCGCCTATATCCTGGAA GGTAAAAAGATTGTAGGTAGGAAGAAGGCATGCGGAGAACCCACTGCCCTGCCTAAGGACATAGCCAGCCACAGGGACAAGGACTGCTCCCACGATGGTGCTCCTGCCAGGCCCCAGCTGGACGGGGAGCCCTGTGGGGCCCAGGCCTTGAACAGCCACATGCCTGCTGAGACCGAGCAGCTGGATGGTGGGACTGCAGAGAGCAACCTGATCACCTCCCTGCTTGGGCTGTGCCAGAGCAAG AAGAGTCGGGTGGCCTTGAAGGCCCAGGAGAACCTGCTGCTCCTGGTGAGTGTGGCCTCCCCAGCAGCCGCCACTTACCTGGTCCAGAGCAGCCCCTGCTGCCCTGCGATTGTCCAGCACCTCTGCCAGCTGTACCGGTCCATGCCTGTGTTCCTGGACCCCGCAGACATTGCTGCCTTAGAGGGCATCAGCTGGAG GTTACCCAGTGCCCCATCTGATGAGGCTTCCTTCCCTGGGAAGGAGGCCTTGGCTGCCTTCTTGGGCTGGTTTGATTACTGCGACCACCTTATCACAGAGGCACACACG GTGGTTGCAGACGCCTTGGTGAAGGCCGTGGCTGAGAAGTTCTTCGTGGAGaccctgcagccccagctcctgCATGT GTCCGAGCAGAGCATCCTGACCTCCACCGCGCTCCTCACAGCCATGCTGCGCCAGCTCCGCTCCCCTGCGCTGCTGCGGGAGGCCGCGGCTTTCCTCCTGGGCACAGACCGGCAGCCTGAAGCCCCCAGGGACAACCCCCATGCCCTGTACGCTCACCTCATCGGGCACTGTGACCACCTCTCTGATGAG ATCAGCATCGCTACGCTCCGGCTGTTTGAGGAGCTGCTGCAGAAGCCCCACGAGGGTATCATCCGCAGCCTGGTCCTGCGCAACCTTGAGGGCCGCCCTTATGTGGCCTGGGGCTCACCAGAGCCTGAGAGCTATGAGGACACACT AGATCTGGAGGAAGACCCCTACTTTACCGACAGCTTCCTGGATTCCGGCTTTCAACCTCGTGCAAAGCCTCGCCTAGCTCCTGCCACCAGCTACGATGGCAAAACAGCAGTGACCGAAATCGTCAACAG TTTCCTGTGCCTGGTCCCCGAGGAAGCCAagacctctgccttcctggaggAGACGGGCTATGACACATACGTCCACGATGCTTATGGCCTG TTCCAGGAGTGCAGCTCCCGCGTTGCGTCCTGGGGCTGGCCTCTGACCCCCACACCTTTGGACCCCCATGAGCCTGAGCGACCTTTCTTCGAGGGCCACTTCCTCCGAGTGCTGTTTGACCGCATGTCCCGGATTCTGGATCAG CCATACAGCCTGAACCTGCAGGTGACCTCGGTCCTGTCCCGGCTtgccctcttcccccacccccatattCATGAGTACCTCCTGGATCCCTACATCAGCCTGGCCCCCGGCTGCAGAAGCCTATTCTCCGTGTTGGTGAGG GTGATCGGGGACTTGATGCAGAGAATCCAGAGGGTACCCCAATTCCCAGGCAAGCTGCTTCTGGTGCGCAAGCAGTTGACGGGCCAGGCTCCTGGGGAGCA GCTGGACCACCAGACCCTCCtccagggcgtggtggtgctggAGGAGTTCTGCAAGGAGCTGGCTGCCATTGCCTTCGTCAAGTTTCCCCCGCATGATCCTCGCCAGAACCTCTCCCCAGCCCCGGAAGGGCAGGTCTGA
- the FHIP2B gene encoding FHF complex subunit HOOK-interacting protein 2B isoform X3 — MLSRLGALLQEAVGAREPSIDLLQAFVEHWKGITHYYIESTDENTPAKKTDIPWRLKQMLDILVYEEQQQVAVGEAGPCLEYLLQHKILETLCTLGKAEFPPGMRQQVFQFFSKVLAQVQHPLLHYLSVHRPVQKLLRLGGTAPGSVTEKEEVQLTTVLCSKIQQDPELLAYILEGKKIVGRKKACGEPTALPKDIASHRDKDCSHDGAPARPQLDGEPCGAQALNSHMPAETEQLDGGTAESNLITSLLGLCQSKKSRVALKAQENLLLLVSVASPAAATYLVQSSPCCPAIVQHLCQLYRSMPVFLDPADIAALEGISWRLPSAPSDEASFPGKEALAAFLGWFDYCDHLITEAHTVVADALVKAVAEKFFVETLQPQLLHVSEQSILTSTALLTAMLRQLRSPALLREAAAFLLGTDRQPEAPRDNPHALYAHLIGHCDHLSDEISIATLRLFEELLQKPHEGIIRSLVLRNLEGRPYVAWGSPEPESYEDTLDLEEDPYFTDSFLDSGFQPRAKPRLAPATSYDGKTAVTEIVNSFLCLVPEEAKTSAFLEETGYDTYVHDAYGLFQECSSRVASWGWPLTPTPLDPHEPERPFFEGHFLRVLFDRMSRILDQPYSLNLQVTSVLSRLALFPHPHIHEYLLDPYISLAPGCRSLFSVLVRVIGDLMQRIQRVPQFPGKLLLVRKQLTGQAPGEQLDHQTLLQGVVVLEEFCKELAAIAFVKFPPHDPRQNLSPAPEGQV, encoded by the exons ATGCTGAGCCGGCTCGGGGCGCTGCTGCAGGAGGCCGTGGGGGCG CGCGAGCCCAGCATTGACCTGCTGCAGGCCTTCGTGGAGCACTGGAAGGGCATCACGCACTACTACATCGAGAGCACAG ATGAAAACACCCCCGCCAAGAAGACAGACATTCCCTGGCGGCTGAAGCAGATGCTGGACATCCTGGTGTATGAAGAGCAGCAGCAGGTGGCCGTGGGTGAGGCAGGGCCCTGCCTGGAGTACCTGCTGCAGCACAAGATCCTGGAGACTCTCTGCACACTGggcaaggccgag TTCCCCCCAGGCATGCGGCAGCAGGTGTTCCAGTTCTTCAGCAAGGTTCTGGCGCAGGTGCAGCACCCCCTGCTGCATTACCTCAGCGTCCACAGGCCTGTGCAG AAACTCCTCCGACTCGGTGGAACAGCTCCCGGATCTGTTACAGAAAAGGAGGAGGTGCAGCTCACCACTGTCCTCTGCTCCAAGATCCAGCAGGACCCAGAGCTGCTCGCCTATATCCTGGAA GGTAAAAAGATTGTAGGTAGGAAGAAGGCATGCGGAGAACCCACTGCCCTGCCTAAGGACATAGCCAGCCACAGGGACAAGGACTGCTCCCACGATGGTGCTCCTGCCAGGCCCCAGCTGGACGGGGAGCCCTGTGGGGCCCAGGCCTTGAACAGCCACATGCCTGCTGAGACCGAGCAGCTGGATGGTGGGACTGCAGAGAGCAACCTGATCACCTCCCTGCTTGGGCTGTGCCAGAGCAAG AAGAGTCGGGTGGCCTTGAAGGCCCAGGAGAACCTGCTGCTCCTGGTGAGTGTGGCCTCCCCAGCAGCCGCCACTTACCTGGTCCAGAGCAGCCCCTGCTGCCCTGCGATTGTCCAGCACCTCTGCCAGCTGTACCGGTCCATGCCTGTGTTCCTGGACCCCGCAGACATTGCTGCCTTAGAGGGCATCAGCTGGAG GTTACCCAGTGCCCCATCTGATGAGGCTTCCTTCCCTGGGAAGGAGGCCTTGGCTGCCTTCTTGGGCTGGTTTGATTACTGCGACCACCTTATCACAGAGGCACACACG GTGGTTGCAGACGCCTTGGTGAAGGCCGTGGCTGAGAAGTTCTTCGTGGAGaccctgcagccccagctcctgCATGT GTCCGAGCAGAGCATCCTGACCTCCACCGCGCTCCTCACAGCCATGCTGCGCCAGCTCCGCTCCCCTGCGCTGCTGCGGGAGGCCGCGGCTTTCCTCCTGGGCACAGACCGGCAGCCTGAAGCCCCCAGGGACAACCCCCATGCCCTGTACGCTCACCTCATCGGGCACTGTGACCACCTCTCTGATGAG ATCAGCATCGCTACGCTCCGGCTGTTTGAGGAGCTGCTGCAGAAGCCCCACGAGGGTATCATCCGCAGCCTGGTCCTGCGCAACCTTGAGGGCCGCCCTTATGTGGCCTGGGGCTCACCAGAGCCTGAGAGCTATGAGGACACACT AGATCTGGAGGAAGACCCCTACTTTACCGACAGCTTCCTGGATTCCGGCTTTCAACCTCGTGCAAAGCCTCGCCTAGCTCCTGCCACCAGCTACGATGGCAAAACAGCAGTGACCGAAATCGTCAACAG TTTCCTGTGCCTGGTCCCCGAGGAAGCCAagacctctgccttcctggaggAGACGGGCTATGACACATACGTCCACGATGCTTATGGCCTG TTCCAGGAGTGCAGCTCCCGCGTTGCGTCCTGGGGCTGGCCTCTGACCCCCACACCTTTGGACCCCCATGAGCCTGAGCGACCTTTCTTCGAGGGCCACTTCCTCCGAGTGCTGTTTGACCGCATGTCCCGGATTCTGGATCAG CCATACAGCCTGAACCTGCAGGTGACCTCGGTCCTGTCCCGGCTtgccctcttcccccacccccatattCATGAGTACCTCCTGGATCCCTACATCAGCCTGGCCCCCGGCTGCAGAAGCCTATTCTCCGTGTTGGTGAGG GTGATCGGGGACTTGATGCAGAGAATCCAGAGGGTACCCCAATTCCCAGGCAAGCTGCTTCTGGTGCGCAAGCAGTTGACGGGCCAGGCTCCTGGGGAGCA GCTGGACCACCAGACCCTCCtccagggcgtggtggtgctggAGGAGTTCTGCAAGGAGCTGGCTGCCATTGCCTTCGTCAAGTTTCCCCCGCATGATCCTCGCCAGAACCTCTCCCCAGCCCCGGAAGGGCAGGTCTGA
- the FHIP2B gene encoding FHF complex subunit HOOK-interacting protein 2B isoform X1 — translation MLSRLGALLQEAVGAREPSIDLLQAFVEHWKGITHYYIESTDENTPAKKTDIPWRLKQMLDILVYEEQQQVAVGEAGPCLEYLLQHKILETLCTLGKAEFPPGMRQQVFQFFSKVLAQVQHPLLHYLSVHRPVQKLLRLGGTAPGSVTEKEEVQLTTVLCSKIQQDPELLAYILEGKKIVGRKKACGEPTALPKDIASHRDKDCSHDGAPARPQLDGEPCGAQALNSHMPAETEQLDGGTAESNLITSLLGLCQSKSRVALKAQENLLLLVSVASPAAATYLVQSSPCCPAIVQHLCQLYRSMPVFLDPADIAALEGISWRLPSAPSDEASFPGKEALAAFLGWFDYCDHLITEAHTVVADALVKAVAEKFFVETLQPQLLHVSEQSILTSTALLTAMLRQLRSPALLREAAAFLLGTDRQPEAPRDNPHALYAHLIGHCDHLSDEISIATLRLFEELLQKPHEGIIRSLVLRNLEGRPYVAWGSPEPESYEDTLDLEEDPYFTDSFLDSGFQPRAKPRLAPATSYDGKTAVTEIVNSFLCLVPEEAKTSAFLEETGYDTYVHDAYGLFQECSSRVASWGWPLTPTPLDPHEPERPFFEGHFLRVLFDRMSRILDQPYSLNLQVTSVLSRLALFPHPHIHEYLLDPYISLAPGCRSLFSVLVRVIGDLMQRIQRVPQFPGKLLLVRKQLTGQAPGEQLDHQTLLQGVVVLEEFCKELAAIAFVKFPPHDPRQNLSPAPEGQV, via the exons ATGCTGAGCCGGCTCGGGGCGCTGCTGCAGGAGGCCGTGGGGGCG CGCGAGCCCAGCATTGACCTGCTGCAGGCCTTCGTGGAGCACTGGAAGGGCATCACGCACTACTACATCGAGAGCACAG ATGAAAACACCCCCGCCAAGAAGACAGACATTCCCTGGCGGCTGAAGCAGATGCTGGACATCCTGGTGTATGAAGAGCAGCAGCAGGTGGCCGTGGGTGAGGCAGGGCCCTGCCTGGAGTACCTGCTGCAGCACAAGATCCTGGAGACTCTCTGCACACTGggcaaggccgag TTCCCCCCAGGCATGCGGCAGCAGGTGTTCCAGTTCTTCAGCAAGGTTCTGGCGCAGGTGCAGCACCCCCTGCTGCATTACCTCAGCGTCCACAGGCCTGTGCAG AAACTCCTCCGACTCGGTGGAACAGCTCCCGGATCTGTTACAGAAAAGGAGGAGGTGCAGCTCACCACTGTCCTCTGCTCCAAGATCCAGCAGGACCCAGAGCTGCTCGCCTATATCCTGGAA GGTAAAAAGATTGTAGGTAGGAAGAAGGCATGCGGAGAACCCACTGCCCTGCCTAAGGACATAGCCAGCCACAGGGACAAGGACTGCTCCCACGATGGTGCTCCTGCCAGGCCCCAGCTGGACGGGGAGCCCTGTGGGGCCCAGGCCTTGAACAGCCACATGCCTGCTGAGACCGAGCAGCTGGATGGTGGGACTGCAGAGAGCAACCTGATCACCTCCCTGCTTGGGCTGTGCCAGAGCAAG AGTCGGGTGGCCTTGAAGGCCCAGGAGAACCTGCTGCTCCTGGTGAGTGTGGCCTCCCCAGCAGCCGCCACTTACCTGGTCCAGAGCAGCCCCTGCTGCCCTGCGATTGTCCAGCACCTCTGCCAGCTGTACCGGTCCATGCCTGTGTTCCTGGACCCCGCAGACATTGCTGCCTTAGAGGGCATCAGCTGGAG GTTACCCAGTGCCCCATCTGATGAGGCTTCCTTCCCTGGGAAGGAGGCCTTGGCTGCCTTCTTGGGCTGGTTTGATTACTGCGACCACCTTATCACAGAGGCACACACG GTGGTTGCAGACGCCTTGGTGAAGGCCGTGGCTGAGAAGTTCTTCGTGGAGaccctgcagccccagctcctgCATGT GTCCGAGCAGAGCATCCTGACCTCCACCGCGCTCCTCACAGCCATGCTGCGCCAGCTCCGCTCCCCTGCGCTGCTGCGGGAGGCCGCGGCTTTCCTCCTGGGCACAGACCGGCAGCCTGAAGCCCCCAGGGACAACCCCCATGCCCTGTACGCTCACCTCATCGGGCACTGTGACCACCTCTCTGATGAG ATCAGCATCGCTACGCTCCGGCTGTTTGAGGAGCTGCTGCAGAAGCCCCACGAGGGTATCATCCGCAGCCTGGTCCTGCGCAACCTTGAGGGCCGCCCTTATGTGGCCTGGGGCTCACCAGAGCCTGAGAGCTATGAGGACACACT AGATCTGGAGGAAGACCCCTACTTTACCGACAGCTTCCTGGATTCCGGCTTTCAACCTCGTGCAAAGCCTCGCCTAGCTCCTGCCACCAGCTACGATGGCAAAACAGCAGTGACCGAAATCGTCAACAG TTTCCTGTGCCTGGTCCCCGAGGAAGCCAagacctctgccttcctggaggAGACGGGCTATGACACATACGTCCACGATGCTTATGGCCTG TTCCAGGAGTGCAGCTCCCGCGTTGCGTCCTGGGGCTGGCCTCTGACCCCCACACCTTTGGACCCCCATGAGCCTGAGCGACCTTTCTTCGAGGGCCACTTCCTCCGAGTGCTGTTTGACCGCATGTCCCGGATTCTGGATCAG CCATACAGCCTGAACCTGCAGGTGACCTCGGTCCTGTCCCGGCTtgccctcttcccccacccccatattCATGAGTACCTCCTGGATCCCTACATCAGCCTGGCCCCCGGCTGCAGAAGCCTATTCTCCGTGTTGGTGAGG GTGATCGGGGACTTGATGCAGAGAATCCAGAGGGTACCCCAATTCCCAGGCAAGCTGCTTCTGGTGCGCAAGCAGTTGACGGGCCAGGCTCCTGGGGAGCA GCTGGACCACCAGACCCTCCtccagggcgtggtggtgctggAGGAGTTCTGCAAGGAGCTGGCTGCCATTGCCTTCGTCAAGTTTCCCCCGCATGATCCTCGCCAGAACCTCTCCCCAGCCCCGGAAGGGCAGGTCTGA